In the genome of Anaerolineaceae bacterium oral taxon 439, the window CCGGATCGAGGCCGCGGTCGTATTCTCCTGGATCGAGCGGTTCAGGAAAAGTCCCTGCGTCAGGCGGTCTTCGGGAACGTAGCCGATCCGGTATTGGATCGCGTCGTCGATCGAGCGGATTTTAATTTCTTCCCCGTTCAGGAAGATTTTCCCGCTGGTCGTGGGCGCTACGCCGAAAAGCGCGTCGCCGATCTGGCCCCGACCTGAACCGAGAAGTCCGGTTATTCCTAAAACGTCGCCCTTTCGGAGTTCGAAAGAAACGTCGGCGAATTCGCCGGTCCGCGAGAGGTTTTCTACGCGGAAGATTTCTTCCTCGGAAGGCGCGGGCGCGTAGGTCGACTCGCTGATATCCCGGCCGGTCAGGTCGTGGATGAAGCTTTGGCGCGTGTAATTTTCCGCTGGACCGCTGGAAATTTTTTCGCCGTTCCGGAGGACGGTAATTCTTTCGGCGATATTGAAGATTTCGTCGATTTTATGATTGACGATCATGATCGCCATATCCTTATCGCGCAGGTTTCGGATAATTTCGTTCAGCGCGTCGACTTCTTTCGCGGTCAGCGACGCGGTCGGCTCGTCCAGGATCAGCAGCTTTGCGTCGTTGATAATCGCGCGGCAGATCGCGACCATCTGCTTATTGGCGACCGAGAGGCTTTCGACGAGAACCTCCGGGTCGAGCTTCGCGCCGATTCTGTTCATCGCTTCGATCGCTAACGCGCGCGCTTCTCTCCAATTCATCCGCCTGGCCGCGGTCATGACGGAATGGTTGATCGAGATATTTTCGGCGACGGAGAGATTCGGGAAGATCGCGAAATCCTGATAGATAACCTGGATCCCAGCGTTAATCGAATCGCGCGGCGTCAGCTTCTGAACCTCGCTGCCTTCGATCCGGATTTGGCCTTTGTCGGGCTGATAAATCCCTGAAATAATTTTGATCAGCGTCGATTTCCCAGAGCCGTTCTCGCCCGCCAGGCAGTGGATCTCGCCGCTGCGAATTTCTAAATCAACGCCGTTCAGCGCGTGTACGCCGCCGAACGTTTTATAGACGTCTTTGATCGTCAGGAAAACATGGGACACCGGGGACGCTCCTCTTCAATTCGTTGAATTTCGGATAAAGGGTGAAACCGACCGGATAAGTCGGTTCCACCAGCATATAACCATCAACTTGTCTGGGAGAAAAACTCCGCGGCTTAGAAGTCGTACGCCGGATCGTCGACGTTGTCCTTGTTGACGTCGATCCAAGCCTGCCCGTAGAGGACTTTCCCGTCCAGCGCGAGATTATCGTAGCCTTCGATTCCGAGGTCTAAGCCGTCGGTGACGTCCTTCCCGTCAAGGATATTGACGGCGAGCTGAACCATGGCTTTCCCCGCGAGGGCGGGATCCCAGAAACCGATCGTATCGATCGTTCCCTCTCTGATGTACTTGCCGGAGACGGAGACGAGCGAGGTCCCGACGATCTGGACTTTTCCGGAAAGGCCTAATTCCTGGACGGCGAGCGCTGCGCCGGCGATGTCCGGCATCGCGGATCCCTGGACCCCCATGATATTCGGATTGGCGGTCAAAGCTTCTTTGACTTTTTCGTAAGAGATCGTCTGGTCGTCCTTGGTTTCAATCCGATCGGCCGCGAGTTTCATTTCCGGGAAGTTGGCTTTCTGGTACTGGATCGCCGCCTCGGTCCACTGCATATGCGATTCGGAGGTGAGCCCGCCGACTTCGAGGAGATATTCGCCTTTGCCGTCCATGAGTTCGCCCAGTCGCGCCATGAAATGTTCCCCGTAGGCTTCGTTATCGAAAGCTTCGATATCATAATCAATATTTTCCATCCCGGAAGCTTCGTGCGAAATGACGAGAATTCCCGCTTCGCGGGCCTTTTTCAGGACCGGCTCGAGCGCTTCGGTCGAGAACGGAACGACGCAGATCGCGTCGACACCCTGAGCAATCAGGTCTTCAATGAACTGCGCCTGAAGCGCGCCGTCGCCTTCAGACGGGCCGGTATAGAAAGCGTCGACGCCGGTTTCCTCGGCGTATTCTTTAACGCCGACTTCCATCCGCTGGAACCATGCGATACTGGTAAGCTTCGGGACGACCGCGATTGTGTAATCGCCGTCAGCGAAGACGGGAACGATCGCGAAGACGGTCAAAACGAGCGCCAGTAAAACTATAACAAAACCCTTTTTCATCTTTATTGCCTTTCTGTTTTTTATAACTTCCGACTAAACAAACGGCTTTTGTTTACTAAATCATCCGCTGCGTTAGTCAGTCCGTTTAGTATACCATTGGCGTTTTGTCTCAGAATCCGGGTTTTCACGAAAGAAAAAAAGTAAGGAATAAAGTCACATGACCGTCATGAGGATTGTCTTAGTCCCGAACGGGATCCCCAATTAAAAAAGAGGCGGCAACGGCTTCGGAGCTTCCGCGCCGCGCGAGCTTCATCTTCCCGTTCCGCCGGCCGGGTTTCGTATCAGGAAGCGCCCTGCTTCCGGGCCGCTGTCTGGCGCGCGAGCTTCCTGCGGACCGCTTTTTCCAGCTGGATCAGGCGCGGACGGTTGTATCGCTGGACCCAGATAAACGGCAGCTGGCAGCAGGCGTAAATCGTCGACAGGATCAGGAAGAGCCTGACCCCCTGCGTCCGGTCGGGCGCGAGGAAGCCGTAGAGAACGAAGACGAAACTGATTGCGCCGAGGAGGAAATGAACCGTTTCGCCGCGGCAGGTATGCAAAA includes:
- a CDS encoding lipase, coding for MSHVFLTIKDVYKTFGGVHALNGVDLEIRSGEIHCLAGENGSGKSTLIKIISGIYQPDKGQIRIEGSEVQKLTPRDSINAGIQVIYQDFAIFPNLSVAENISINHSVMTAARRMNWREARALAIEAMNRIGAKLDPEVLVESLSVANKQMVAICRAIINDAKLLILDEPTASLTAKEVDALNEIIRNLRDKDMAIMIVNHKIDEIFNIAERITVLRNGEKISSGPAENYTRQSFIHDLTGRDISESTYAPAPSEEEIFRVENLSRTGEFADVSFELRKGDVLGITGLLGSGRGQIGDALFGVAPTTSGKIFLNGEEIKIRSIDDAIQYRIGYVPEDRLTQGLFLNRSIQENTTAASIRKYFVNGRVDQKMMLNDTIDWIRKIGCNAKSAEPPIRTLSGGNAQKMVIAKWLNTQPRLLILNGPTVGVDIGAKADIHHYLHTLAADGVGVIVISDDLAELIQNCNRIIVMKDGKAVSTVCAKDVDETALSRTLSD
- a CDS encoding LacI family transcriptional regulator produces the protein MKKGFVIVLLALVLTVFAIVPVFADGDYTIAVVPKLTSIAWFQRMEVGVKEYAEETGVDAFYTGPSEGDGALQAQFIEDLIAQGVDAICVVPFSTEALEPVLKKAREAGILVISHEASGMENIDYDIEAFDNEAYGEHFMARLGELMDGKGEYLLEVGGLTSESHMQWTEAAIQYQKANFPEMKLAADRIETKDDQTISYEKVKEALTANPNIMGVQGSAMPDIAGAALAVQELGLSGKVQIVGTSLVSVSGKYIREGTIDTIGFWDPALAGKAMVQLAVNILDGKDVTDGLDLGIEGYDNLALDGKVLYGQAWIDVNKDNVDDPAYDF